From a region of the Fischerella sp. JS2 genome:
- a CDS encoding aldo/keto reductase — protein sequence MQKRRLGTSEVKITPILMGTWQAGKKMWVGIEDVDSIKTIRAAFEAGITTIDTAEVYGDGHSERIVAEALSDVRDRVEYATKVFANHLKYDQVIEACDRSLKNLKTDYIDLYQIHWPSGAFNNEIVPIAQTMDALNHLKEQGKIRAIGVSNFSRSQLEEAAQYGRIDSLQPPYSLFWRQVEKDAMPYCVENNISILAYSPLAQGLLTGKFSPNHKFDPKDNRNDNKLFQGENFTRAQQALEKLRPIAQQHQCSLAQLALAWLIAQPQTQAIAGARYPEQAQDNAKAAAIQLSEAELQQIDAIGRIVTDHLDDNPVMWSW from the coding sequence ATGCAAAAGCGACGCTTGGGTACATCAGAAGTAAAAATTACACCTATCCTCATGGGGACTTGGCAAGCTGGTAAAAAAATGTGGGTGGGAATTGAAGATGTAGACTCAATTAAAACTATACGTGCAGCTTTTGAAGCTGGTATTACCACAATAGATACTGCTGAGGTATATGGTGACGGGCATTCAGAACGAATTGTTGCTGAAGCTTTATCTGATGTCCGCGATCGCGTCGAGTACGCCACTAAGGTTTTTGCAAACCATCTCAAGTACGATCAAGTTATAGAGGCTTGCGATCGCTCTCTCAAAAATCTCAAAACCGACTACATAGACCTTTATCAAATTCATTGGCCTTCAGGTGCGTTTAATAATGAGATTGTCCCGATTGCACAGACAATGGATGCTCTGAATCACCTCAAAGAACAAGGTAAAATTCGGGCTATTGGTGTTTCCAACTTTTCCCGCAGCCAATTAGAAGAAGCAGCTCAGTACGGACGTATTGATAGTTTACAACCGCCCTATTCTTTATTTTGGCGACAGGTAGAAAAAGATGCTATGCCCTACTGTGTGGAAAACAATATATCTATTCTTGCCTACTCACCATTAGCCCAAGGATTGTTGACAGGGAAATTTAGCCCCAATCATAAATTTGACCCAAAAGATAACCGTAATGATAACAAGCTATTTCAAGGAGAAAACTTTACTCGCGCTCAACAAGCTTTAGAAAAACTGCGTCCAATTGCACAACAGCATCAGTGTAGTCTAGCCCAGTTAGCCCTGGCCTGGTTGATTGCCCAACCTCAAACTCAAGCGATCGCAGGCGCACGCTACCCTGAACAAGCACAAGATAATGCTAAAGCAGCTGCAATTCAACTTTCAGAAGCTGAACTGCAACAAATCGATGCTATTGGACGTATCGTCACTGATCATCTTGATGATAACCCTGTGATGTGGAGTTGGTAA
- a CDS encoding alpha/beta fold hydrolase, with product MQATTAFSTTPIPGKYWQWRGHNIYYVQAGKPQPQHPPLLLVHGFGASTDHWRKNIAELRHNFEVWAIDLLGFGRSAKPKLEYGGDLWRDQLYDFITGVIGQKAVLVGNSLGGYASLCVAAQRSDAVAGLVLLNSAGPFNENEHTAEPEALQTQIEPPQQPDNLQKLLGDVAKWIFQQPLAQFLLFQYVRQKSVIRQTLEKVYLDKSAITEQLIEEISRPANDQGAFDVFSSVFRTPQGEKVDMLLKQLTCHLLLLWGEADPWINARERSQKFRQYYPQLTEHFLRAGHCPHDEVPEQVNSLLREWVFSVVSS from the coding sequence ATGCAGGCAACAACAGCCTTCTCTACAACCCCTATTCCTGGCAAATATTGGCAGTGGCGAGGGCATAACATTTACTATGTACAAGCAGGAAAACCGCAACCCCAACATCCACCTTTACTGCTAGTGCATGGATTTGGTGCTTCTACTGACCACTGGCGCAAAAACATTGCTGAACTGCGTCACAATTTTGAAGTTTGGGCTATAGACCTTCTGGGATTCGGACGTTCAGCCAAGCCAAAATTGGAGTATGGCGGTGATTTGTGGCGAGACCAACTCTATGACTTTATCACTGGGGTCATAGGTCAAAAAGCAGTACTAGTAGGTAATTCTCTAGGTGGCTATGCTAGCTTGTGTGTTGCAGCCCAACGTTCTGACGCAGTAGCAGGTTTAGTATTACTAAACAGCGCCGGGCCGTTTAATGAGAACGAGCATACAGCTGAACCAGAAGCACTGCAAACTCAAATAGAACCACCACAACAGCCAGATAATTTGCAGAAACTTTTAGGTGATGTTGCCAAATGGATTTTTCAACAACCTTTAGCTCAATTTCTATTATTTCAATACGTGCGACAAAAAAGTGTGATTCGTCAAACTCTAGAAAAAGTTTATCTTGACAAAAGCGCAATTACAGAGCAACTAATAGAAGAAATTTCTCGCCCTGCTAATGATCAAGGTGCTTTCGATGTATTTTCCTCAGTGTTTAGAACTCCCCAAGGGGAAAAAGTGGATATGCTACTCAAGCAATTAACTTGTCATTTACTACTATTGTGGGGAGAAGCTGATCCTTGGATTAACGCCAGAGAACGTTCGCAAAAATTCCGCCAATACTATCCTCAATTGACAGAACACTTCCTGCGGGCCGGTCATTGTCCCCACGATGAAGTACCAGAACAGGTCAATTCCTTGCTGCGGGAATGGGTTTTTTCTGTAGTTAGTAGTTAG
- a CDS encoding L,D-transpeptidase, translating to MSGNHKRSLRSTLASVVVITSASTLLNIITEAPTISTPYSQTEGKSTVNSINQPINLKIVLSQRQVILYRGKTKIKSYPIAVGRPGWETPTGNFQVLNMTKNPTWLHPFTGESIPGGSPKNPLGRYWIGFWTNGTNWIGFHGTPNPESVGKAVSHGCIRMYNNDVQELFEQVSVGTPVNVVQ from the coding sequence ATGAGCGGAAACCACAAGAGAAGTTTGCGTTCAACGCTTGCTAGTGTTGTTGTAATTACTAGTGCCAGTACTTTGCTAAATATTATTACAGAAGCTCCAACTATTAGCACACCATACTCCCAAACTGAAGGAAAATCTACAGTAAATTCCATAAATCAACCTATTAATTTAAAGATTGTTCTTAGCCAACGTCAAGTAATTCTTTATCGAGGCAAAACCAAAATTAAATCTTATCCGATTGCAGTAGGTCGCCCAGGTTGGGAAACTCCAACTGGTAATTTCCAAGTACTTAATATGACCAAAAATCCCACTTGGTTACATCCTTTTACAGGTGAGTCTATTCCAGGAGGAAGCCCTAAAAATCCTCTTGGTCGCTATTGGATTGGATTTTGGACAAATGGTACAAATTGGATTGGTTTTCATGGCACTCCTAATCCGGAATCAGTAGGTAAAGCAGTCTCACACGGTTGTATTCGTATGTACAACAATGATGTTCAGGAATTATTTGAGCAGGTAAGTGTAGGAACACCAGTAAATGTAGTCCAATAA
- a CDS encoding DUF72 domain-containing protein, producing the protein MSFFIGCAVWAYKGWVGELFPPGTRPAEFLYLYSRRFTTVEGNTTFYATPNQETVARWATDTPSGFEFCLKLPRDITHNQQLQPHIPDALKFIEVMRPLGKRLGPIFAQLPPSYAPTLIDDLTAFLSAWPHTEIPLALEVRHRDWFKEPHASNLKALLEKLGVGRVLLDSRPIYTGDDDPQLQSERRKPKLPVQFSITAPFSLIRFISHPNLEINQPFMAEWVTQIQQWLQQGKRIYFFVHCPIEERSPNTARYFQKLLEQNGVKVPPLPWDNLNPPPNQLNLW; encoded by the coding sequence TTGAGCTTTTTTATCGGTTGCGCTGTTTGGGCATATAAAGGTTGGGTAGGCGAACTTTTTCCTCCAGGTACTCGCCCTGCTGAGTTTCTTTATCTCTACAGCCGTCGCTTCACTACAGTCGAAGGTAACACTACATTCTACGCTACACCCAACCAAGAAACTGTAGCCCGATGGGCAACCGATACACCATCAGGTTTTGAATTTTGCTTAAAATTGCCCCGAGATATTACCCACAACCAACAGCTACAACCTCATATCCCTGATGCTTTGAAATTCATCGAGGTGATGCGTCCTTTAGGTAAGCGTCTCGGCCCAATTTTTGCTCAGTTACCCCCTAGTTATGCACCAACACTAATCGACGACCTCACCGCTTTTTTGTCAGCTTGGCCTCATACAGAAATACCACTAGCCTTGGAAGTGCGACACCGTGACTGGTTCAAAGAACCCCACGCTAGTAATTTGAAAGCACTTTTAGAAAAATTAGGTGTGGGAAGAGTATTGCTAGACTCCCGCCCAATTTATACTGGCGATGACGACCCCCAGCTACAATCAGAACGACGCAAACCCAAATTACCAGTACAGTTTAGTATCACCGCACCTTTTAGTTTGATTCGGTTTATTTCCCACCCCAATTTAGAAATTAATCAGCCTTTTATGGCAGAGTGGGTTACACAAATTCAGCAATGGTTGCAGCAGGGAAAGCGCATTTACTTCTTTGTTCATTGTCCCATCGAAGAGCGATCGCCAAACACAGCCCGTTACTTCCAAAAATTACTAGAACAAAACGGTGTCAAAGTCCCACCCCTACCCTGGGATAACTTAAACCCTCCACCAAACCAGCTAAATCTTTGGTAA
- a CDS encoding type II toxin-antitoxin system VapC family toxin — translation MELTQPLILLNTNIILYFLGGRLANPLASGQYLISVITEIELLSYPSLSPDEETQIVDFLNKILVVSIDSDIKNLTISLRKQYRLWLPDAIIAATVQSLNATLFTNDVKLTNVAEINVQTVQLK, via the coding sequence ATGGAGTTGACACAGCCTTTAATATTATTAAATACCAATATAATACTCTACTTTTTGGGTGGTAGGTTAGCAAACCCATTAGCATCAGGACAATATTTGATTTCAGTGATTACTGAAATTGAATTGTTGTCTTATCCCAGCCTCAGCCCTGATGAAGAAACACAAATTGTTGATTTTTTAAATAAAATTTTAGTTGTTAGTATTGATAGTGATATCAAAAATTTAACCATTTCACTTCGCAAACAATATAGACTCTGGCTTCCAGATGCAATCATTGCTGCAACTGTACAATCTTTAAATGCAACCTTATTCACTAATGATGTCAAACTGACTAATGTCGCAGAGATTAACGTTCAGACAGTGCAATTAAAGTGA
- a CDS encoding shikimate dehydrogenase, giving the protein MITGKTKLLGVIGYPVEHSLSPVMHNAAIAQLGIDYVYLPFPIKPEDLHTVVQGFAAIGVVGFSVTIPHKQAILRCLSAVEPIAQVVGAVNTVIKKNNSWIGTNTDVEGFLAPLQTHQQDWSQKVAVILGNGGAARAVVAGCAKLGCPEIHVVGRNVHRLRDFSQSWENSPLQVNLNVHRWDELPKLIPQADLLVNTTPIGMYPKIDESPLSAAEMANLSLQAIVYDLIYTPNPTKFLQQAQQLGATAIDGLEMLVQQGAAALKIWLQRESVPVDVMRQALQKHLGL; this is encoded by the coding sequence TTGATTACAGGGAAAACCAAACTGCTAGGAGTTATCGGCTATCCAGTAGAACATTCGCTATCGCCAGTTATGCATAATGCTGCGATCGCGCAATTGGGAATAGATTATGTCTACCTGCCTTTTCCAATTAAACCAGAAGATTTACACACAGTTGTTCAGGGTTTTGCAGCCATTGGTGTTGTGGGTTTTAGCGTCACAATCCCCCACAAACAGGCAATACTGCGGTGTTTGTCAGCTGTAGAACCTATTGCTCAAGTTGTCGGGGCAGTAAATACAGTGATTAAAAAAAATAACTCCTGGATAGGTACAAACACGGACGTAGAAGGATTTCTTGCTCCTTTACAAACACATCAGCAAGATTGGAGTCAGAAAGTAGCAGTAATTTTAGGTAACGGTGGTGCTGCTAGGGCTGTAGTAGCAGGTTGTGCAAAGCTAGGATGTCCAGAAATTCATGTTGTGGGGCGAAATGTACACCGATTGAGAGATTTTTCTCAAAGCTGGGAAAATTCACCACTACAAGTCAATCTCAATGTTCACAGATGGGATGAATTGCCTAAATTAATCCCACAAGCAGATTTGCTAGTCAATACAACTCCTATTGGTATGTATCCCAAGATCGATGAATCACCCTTGAGTGCAGCAGAAATGGCAAATTTATCATTGCAAGCGATCGTCTACGATTTAATTTACACTCCTAATCCAACGAAATTTTTACAACAGGCGCAACAATTAGGTGCAACTGCGATCGATGGACTAGAAATGCTTGTCCAACAAGGTGCAGCAGCATTAAAAATTTGGTTGCAAAGGGAAAGTGTTCCTGTAGATGTGATGCGTCAAGCTTTGCAAAAACATTTGGGTCTGTGA
- a CDS encoding DUF1802 family protein yields MVTTTFHALKEWAVAVTALEAGKTIMLLRKGGIHERNGRFQVVHDEILLYPTYEHQQPFLLKPEYANLVCPVTPGWHPQTIRIGSWAKITDIFPVCDELIVNALLPFHIWNEHFISDRLKWKARQPLYILLLRTYNLPQVREIPYLPEYGGCKSWINLDETINLQGAEPALTDSTYNQLVAEIRDIVGDKFYVPCF; encoded by the coding sequence ATGGTGACTACAACTTTTCACGCACTCAAAGAATGGGCAGTTGCCGTCACTGCTTTAGAAGCAGGCAAAACAATCATGCTGCTTCGTAAAGGCGGTATTCACGAACGCAATGGACGTTTTCAAGTCGTCCATGACGAGATTTTGCTCTACCCAACTTACGAACATCAACAACCCTTTTTACTTAAGCCTGAATATGCTAATCTTGTTTGTCCTGTAACACCAGGTTGGCATCCACAAACAATCCGCATTGGCAGTTGGGCAAAAATTACCGATATTTTCCCAGTTTGTGATGAATTAATAGTCAATGCTTTGCTTCCCTTTCATATTTGGAACGAGCATTTTATTAGCGATCGCCTCAAATGGAAAGCGCGTCAGCCATTATATATTTTGCTACTACGGACATACAACCTACCTCAAGTTCGAGAAATCCCTTATCTGCCTGAATATGGTGGTTGTAAATCATGGATTAATTTGGATGAAACAATTAACTTACAAGGAGCAGAACCAGCTTTAACAGATTCGACTTACAATCAATTAGTGGCAGAAATTCGTGATATTGTTGGTGACAAGTTTTATGTACCATGCTTCTAA